In Setaria italica strain Yugu1 chromosome I, Setaria_italica_v2.0, whole genome shotgun sequence, the genomic window TCCTGCACCTTGTGGAACACTTCTTCTGGTCGTAGTGTTGATTGCTGAAAGAACTCTTCTATTTCGCCGGAAGTGAAGTAGTACTTCGGCAGTGTTGGCCCACACAATATGTGAGCAGTTCACCAGTATTTCGCTACAACTTTGATCTGGTTGGACTTGTGGCGATTCTTGTTCATTTGATGGACCTGCTGCAGTGCACTTTCCAGCGACGGGTTGAATTCCGAACCACAGAACTTCACCTCTTTAAGGTTATTCAAGTTGTCAATGCCGACAATGCTCGTGTTCCAATCACAGAGAGTCAATAGAAGCGTCTCGAGCTTCGCCAttgatcctttctcaaatcTGACTTGTTTAAATGTTGATGAGGACAGATTCAGATCCAGGATCCTCAGCGCTGGAAACTTGTCCTTGGTTGCAACCAGCTCCGGGCCTCGGCAGCTTCGGCCCCACAGTTGGAGGCTCTGCAGGCTGGGCAACTCACACAAGGAATCAAGTAGCTCGTCGCCAGCAAGGTCGGTGATGTCCACGGAAAACTCGGCGAGGTGTTTGAGTGATGAGATCCAGCCAGGAAACCGACTGATGTGCTCATTGAAAAAAAGACTCCGGAGGAGTGGTGGCGGTGAGGAGACCTGGAGGAGAAAGTCCAGAAAGTCCAGGTCTTTTTCACCTGACAGATGGAGAGTTCGGAGGGCGTATGTCTTGCTCAGGGAGGAGGCAAGCTCATGCAAGAACTCATCCTCTTTGTCGTTGGGCTCGGCCTCGCTCTTTTCCAATGCAATATATAGGATCTGCAACCGTTGCAGCTCACCGATCTCTCGGGCAACCTGAACGTCGCCGACTTTGAGAACGGCAAAATCCACCTCGCGCAGCGCCTTCATGTTCCCAAGCCCCAGTGGAAGAGACCACCTGTTCACCCTCAGGCGCTCAAGTTTGCTCAGCTTTGTCACAGTTGGCGGCATCCTGTAGATGTCAGTCTTTTCAACATCAAGACTCTCCAAACACTCGAGGTCGCCAATTTTGCTAGGTATCACACTGATTCGTGTATCCCTCAAGCCCAAGAACCTGACAAGGTACAGCCGGCAGACATCTCTTATATGCTTGTTTCGTAGGGAATTGCAGCCTTCCAGATCAAGTACCCTCAACAATCTGAACTCGCCTAGCCGATCCAGCAGCTTGTCGAGACCTTTTTCGACCTGAAATGTACCCAGCGATCGGACATGTTGTAGATTCATTGCCTCAATGCCGCCATGCCTCACACAACGACGCTGCCCCatagctttcttcttcttcttcttcttcagcttgttgttgttgttgctgctactgctgGGAGGacgctcctcctcgtcttcaACATTGCCATGGACAGAGAGGCGGCGAACCAGGCCACGGGCCAATCCTCCTTCGTATTGCCGCCCTACCAAGCAAACAAAGTTAGCCACTTGGGATTTCGACACCATCACCTCAAGCATCATATCGTGCACCCAGCACGCTTCCTCCGTTCTCGAATAGCTATAGAACACCCAACTCCTCCTCGACAGCTTGTCTAATTGAATCATGTTCCTGCTTATCAACTCGTTGAAGTACTCTTCTGCCACATCAAACAAAGTCAAACCCCGCTTCTCAGCAACCAGACCTTCAGCAATCCACCTGTACAGCAGCCTATCCTTGGCAATCACATAATCCTCAGGGAAAATGCTCAGATACAGCATACAAGCCTTTAGATGATGAGGCAGGTACCCGTAGCTGAGTGCAATCACTTGACTCATCCCCTCGAGGGTGGGATGGTTCTCCATCTCAGAACCAATTGAGTTGGAAACTCTTTTCCACATTTCTAAACTCAACCAAATTGTAGCTTGCTAGGATGCTGGCGATCTTAACAATTGCCAATGGCAATCCACCACACTTCTTCAGAATCTTGCTCATGGTGTCtttcaatccatcgggacaagCACCCACGGAGCCAAATACTATCTTGACGAACAGTTTCTCACTGGCGTCTTGTTTCAGAGGCTTCATATGATGGACAAAGTCCTCTGAAACACTACTTGCTTTGGCCACGGTCTCTATCCGAGTCGTCACAATGATTCTGCTGCGGCAGTTATTCTCTAGCAATCTGATGCGGATAGCTTCCCATGCTGGCAGGCTCCATACATCATCGATCACAATGAGATACCTGGTGCAGAGAGCGAGATTAAAAGTTTTATTTGAAGAAGGTAGTGCGTGCGTGTGTAAACTGTAGGAGCTCTTTTGCGGTACACAATATTAAGCTATACTAGTGTTCGGAAAGGACTAGTATACAAACATCCGATGGTTAAGATTAAACATTCACCTgtagtatgggtagtatacatgagtagtataggtagtataagggtataatggtaaaagaacacaaatgacatcactaaaattttatttctgacactagcataaagtttaaaaagccattccatttgaaatatcatttttcacttgtaataattactaaatcatCCATAATCATAAATatttagatcttatatatactatatactactAAGCAGTAGTATTGTGTATCGTAAAAAACATGTGTACCTCTTATCCATGAGGAGCTCGTTAAGCTTGGTGGACAGGCCTTCCACATCCATCTGGTCAATATTGAGTTGGTTGGCGTGGGTTCTACCCGCGTCCTCATCTTGTTTCACTTTGTCGATCTGCAGGAGCAGTCGGGCGAGCGGTCCCTTCATATCGTTGACGCCATCGAACGCTTGTGACACGGACACCAGCGCCTGGCGCTCGAAGTCCGCTTCCAGCTGCCGGCACAACTCCATGGCCAGGGTCGTCTTCCCCAGCCCTCCGAACCCCACGATGGAGAACACCTTGAGCCTTTTGTCATCGTCAACATGGATTTCCTTGATTCTCTGGGCCATGGTCTCGGCCTGTTCCCTGATGCCGACAAGCTGATGATCGGGGTCATCATTGGCACGCCGGAGTCGGGCACTCGCGGACGCCACCGAGACAGGGGTGAACCAGGGAGACCTGGGTAGCGCCGCCCGGTCGATGTGGTAACGGCCTCGGCGTTCGCTGACGGCGCAGGTACGTGCCAGCAGGGCCTtgacgtcggcggcgaggttgCGTTGCAACCACAGCTTCTCCAGCTGGTACTTGGGCCATTTGAGAACGTAAGGCAGCAGCTTTCCGGGATGGGGCGGTTGACGCGGAGGCGGTAGATGTCGGCGCAGTCCTCGGCGTCGCAGGCGAGCTCCCGCACCTGCTTCTCCCACTCCCTGGCAAGGTGGTCGACGACGCTCTCGTCCGCCTCGGAGATCATGCGGAGCACGGCGTTCGTGGTGGCCAGCTCGTCCGTTAGGAGGATGATCTTGTCGCCGACGCCGCGGATCTCCtggagctcctccaccaccagctgCCCCAGCATGCTCACAATGGATTGCGATGCGCTCTCCATTTCTCGACCGTGTTCACGACGGAGTTGAGGAGGGTGGGGTGGCCGCTGCTGCCGACGCGCACCTCCGCCTCGATGGTGGGCGTGTCGATCCCGACCCTGACACCCGGCGGGCGAGCGAGGGCGAGCCGGCGAGGGCTTAGCACAGCACGGTACCTGTCGACGCGGGTCCTTGAGCTTGAGCAGGAAGCGCTCGTTGTCCTCACCGGCGACGCGGACGAGGCGCTGCGGGCCGAGGCTGAGCACGTCTGTACGAGCTCAAGGCTGTTGATCCAGAGCTCAAGGCTACCACCCAGCCGCAACGAATCAGTACGAGCCAAAGCCAAGCTGAAAGCAGAAGTAGCGAAAGGGATACCTCGCGGCAGGCCGGTGCACAAGAAAAGCAAAAGGCGGCAAGGCATAGCTTCGACGGCAAGGCATACCTCCCTCCTGCTTGCTGGTGATGGTGATATAAGGTAATGCCCTTAGGAATCGCTGGGCAAGTTGAGGGATGGGCCGGTGGACGGGAGGAAATGCCGTGGGGAACTGATAACGAATCCGCAGGCTTCGCCGGCGGTGTAGAACCATTGGAAGAAGCTCCAAAGGAAGCTCATCCCCAAGAACAGCGTCATTTCGCCGGCGGTCCAGATGCAGATGCAGCGCGGCGGGGCGAGGGGCACGACGTCATTTCGCGGGCACCGTCCAGCGTGGAAGCGTGACGTGACGCGTCACGGAGGCCAAAGAATGTGTAACAAAACCTTCACTCCGTTGGTaaaaatgtagatgaaattctAAAACCACACACCCGGCGGTGGAGTGGAGTACCAGCAGGCCAGTATGCCGTCGTCACCGtctctcctcctccgcgcccctcctccctcgccgcgcTTCGCCTCCCCCCGCCGCCGATGCTCCGTCTCCACCTCCCCACCCCCTTCCCTCGGACCGACCCGCGGCGCTCCCCCTCGCCTCCACCCTCTGCGCCTGCCCCCCGcgggccgccgcgcgcctcgcgCCACCGCCCGCGTCGTGGAGGCGGACGACGGCGATGCTGCCGACGGCCTCATCCCGATCGCGCGCTGCTACGAGGGCCGCCTCGCGCGGCTCGaggtcgccggcgcggcgcggcgggagcaGGCGGTcgcggcagcggccgcggcggatggaggggccgcggcggaggcgcacCATGCACATTCCTCTCGCTAATAGAGGCGCTTGCAGTTTAACCATTGAGTGAACCTATCCACTTTGTATTGAATGGCTTGCTAGGAGGAACTCACCTACTGGTTTACTTGTGTATGCGAACAATTACAGCAGCCTTGAAAATTTCTGTTTGATTGTTTGTCTTGTTCTGCATCTTGAGTAAGTTTCGGCAATTTCTGTAGATTTTGCAAGCCAAGGAAGTTAAAGACAAGGCCAGTAAGATAAAGAAACAACTTGGATCTGAGTTTTTCTCTGAAAATGAACCTGATTCAGAGACTATGTTGGCTATGGCATTTAAGCAAGTGGTGATGCAGCGGCTTTCAAACTTTCGGCTCGAGGCCTTCTCCCCAGGTTCAGAGAGAGACCTAGAAGACTTGAGCAAACCACGAAAGGTGCAAATTCACAAAGCTTGGGATgttttgatttgtttttttcctccctCAGCTTACTTCTTGCTGAATGCTTATTCGTGGATTTACAGCAGGTGTCTATGGATTTTAGTGTCATCTCATCAGATGAAAAACTTCTGGCTTCTCTTGCTGAAGCCATTTTCTCCTGTGCCATCGAGGATGCCAGCAACAATCACATCGGGGGCACAGGCAGTTTGTTTCAGAAGCTACAGTTCAACTGCTCAATCGACACCTCTGTTTGTATACACAAAATTTCTGAGGCAGAAATTGTGAGGAATGCTAAGAGATGCCTGGAGAATTTTAGTCTAACGAAGTCTCCTCAGAATATGCAAAAAACAAAGAATGGATGGTGGCCAGCACCAAATTATGATAGTTTGGTGAAAATCGGGGGTCTTGAGTTTGTCCTTTGGGCCAATGAGTACATTCCTACCTACAAACTGCAAATAAATGCCAAAGCATTTGAGAATACTAATCTTGAAGGCCGTCATGAGTTGCAAAGTAATAGGTGGGAAGTTCTCTTAACCCACTCGCAACTGGTACGCTGTTATTCCCTCCCGTTCCTTCATTGGACACATTTGTTTTCTAGAAATAATATCAGAACCAAGCAGATGTGAAATTTGAATTTGGTCCTTTGTATGTCTTCTAACTTGTTTCTGTCCATTTCCACCACTTGTAGGCGGAACTAGGGAACATTATAGACATGTACTTTGAAGACCAATTCACATTACCAGGCAAAACTTTCCATCCTCACTGGAATTCAGATCCATCAAAGATTAAAAAGAACAATGTATGCGATACTGTCCAGGCCAAAGTTTTCTCGCATTCAGTATTTATCAAACTCTGGCCATCGAGTAATTTTGTTTTATGCAGGGCTATTTGAACAACCTTTTTACTTTCTTGGCTGGTAGCTGTATTATTCTTTTTGTCACTGTCTTTGCTAAATTATGCTGGCCTCGATCTCTTAGGGACAAAAGACTATTCAACGGAAGTTCAAATGTCTCACCATCTCAGAGCTACTGTTCTGATATCAACTCTCTCGATAGCAGTGAGGTATTTATCTAGTCCTTGTGAATCTGTTATTTGTCCAAGGGATGATAATGCTCAAATTTAGTGATGGATTCCTTTTGGTGATACCCCATTACCAGTTCACGTAACATTGCTTCATTACAATACCTGAAGGACAGTTTCTCATCCCATTTTAGCTAGTTTATTTTTTTCACTTATATGTACTTATCTTCTGTTAGTACTTGGAAATATTCTGACAGGCTGCATTTCATCTGTTTAAAAACTAATTATTAGCTGCCACTTTGAAAATTGGAAAGTTTCAGGATGTGATCCCTTgatctctcttctttttccccCTCAAAGATTAACCAAGTTAAGTTCAAGGCAAATTTGTTATATATGTGTAAGTAAGACTGAAATACTGATCTAACATGCCTGCCTGCATAACCGGATCAAAGCATAACTACTCTATCGGCCATTTTCAGTTTATTATGTGTGCTGCATGTTTTTTCTGATTTACTCCTCTTCTCAGATACAAGCTTATTGCACATCTCTTATTAAGAAAATGAAAGACTCGTATGGCTGCCCTGGTGATGTAATCATTGATGCACATATTGGAGCATGGGTTGGAGAACTACCTGACTGCTTCAAGGGAATCAATAGCCAGGATAATACTGCTTCTGGCAATGTTCAGCATCCTGACACTTTTAGCCAAGAAAATCAATCCCAGTTGGTGCCAACTAATATTAAGATGTCTGATTTGGAACAAAATGATAGAACTCAGGAAACTCTGCAGAATATTGCTAGTTTTCAGGTACCTCGTCTCATCATCTCTTTAATGATGTTGTAGATGCCTTTGGAAATACCTTTTTACTATGTATTATTCTTTGGTTACATCCCTTTTTTCATTGGTACTgcagttcttttttctttaataAGGAAGCTTTATCAAATGGTACTACAATTTTCTTTACGTAATGATAGTAGAGTAGGAATATAGAATGGTACTGCTTTAGTCTTTCTGAAAACAAGCTTTTTGTGTGGCGTTTCCTAAGCTTGGTTGCTTCAGGCACCCAGTATCAGTTTGTGTCTGCATTTATGTAAGCAAAAAAACATTCTCGGTAATCAGCTCACTCATAACCCATCGCTTGATTCACTTATTTGTAGGTGGTCATGTCAGAAGACGGTAAAGTAGTGGGATTTCAGCCAACTAACCGCCCAGCTGTGAACCATTGGTCAACAAACCCACTAGCTACACTTCTGTATCAGGGGCAAACGCTTTCTCCAGGTACTATAATGGAACAATGGACTTTGTTCTTATATGTATGAACACTAAAAATAAATTGCATCTAATCTTTTAAAATTGATATTGTCAGGTATTCTAGAACCAAAGCTTAAAATTTCTCGTCCAGCTAAGGCTGTCCCAATTGAATTGTTGATGTTGGTAAATCAAGATTCCTTTTTTGCTTTGGCAAGGCCCATTCAAGACCTATAGTAGCAGAGGTGATATATCACTCCTCTACTTGCTTCATATTGAgttgtttcttttcttgaatATGGTTTATATTAATCACCATTACTACCTACTTATGCAAAAGCTTGTAGTTGCCAACTTTCTCATATTAAGGCATTTACAATTTTACACAAATGGCACCGTGTCTTATTATGATTTGCTCCTTTTTGGTCAAATATATGCTCAATGCATGTCTGTATCAACAGAATGAAAGATTTGGCTGCTCTGGTGATATAATGGTTGATGCAAATATTGGAGCTCGGGTTGGAGAGCTGCCTAACTGCTTCATGATCATCAATAGCATGGATAATGCTGCTTCTGATGATGTTCAACATCTGGACGTAGCTATCCTAGAAAATCAACTGCAGTTGGTGCCATCTAATTTTCAGATGGGCTGTTTGGAACGAAATGATACAACTCAGGAAACCTGGTAGAACTTTGCAACTTTTCAGGTATGTTTGTCCGACTTAAGTTATAAGGAGGATTTCTCGTGTAGCATATGAAGATATTTTGTACCCTCTACTATGACATTCTATCATATCTGAGATCCCTACTTGGTTGACGGTCGttttcaattttcttttttatatggaTTTCGGAACTTGGAAGTATCAATACCTTTCCTTAGCATGTTAACTATCATGTCATTTGTAAATATCCCATGCACATGTTAAAGTAGAATACACTTATTTACTGTCTTGCAATGTCTTTTTGCATCATATTGAATTGTTCTTTGGTTATTGACAAGGAAGATACTACATTCTCACTTTTGCTGGTACATCTCATGGCCCAGATGTAGTCCAAAGTACAAGTGGAAGAAGGGTACAATGCTAGAATTGCTTGCTGTCTCGTGGTTGAATGAAGTGGCTGTTGCCGTTTGCTCCTCCGCCATGCGTCTCCCGGCTCCTCTGCAAGGCGCTCCGATTGTCAGCTATGTTGGCTGGCACTCACGCCAAAACGTCGAGCTGTTCATCCACTCCTTCCGCTGCTGTTCCAAGTCACCAAGCCCAGCTGCAACGTGGTCTGCTGAAGCACGGCGCCGACACCATCTCCATTGCCAAAGGTTCGCTTAAATGTGAACCGGGGTTTAGCGCAGCGGTGTCCGGCCTTACCGCTTGAGGCGAACCAAAGTGATGTTCTAGATGCACAATTGTATTTAGAAGCattgaaaagaaagaaaaatagtgAGGGCATCAACATTGATGTAAGTTACTGATATGGGCTATGATGGAATTGTTTGTAAATACATTCAATTATAAATCCAATCTTTTGACGTACAGTACATCCCAAAGGTCGGGCAAGTAGTCAGAAGTTCTTCGTATACCTCGCGTTGAAATTTCAgaggtttttttttcctgccgCAGTAGTGAGTCGAAGTCGAACGAGGCTCTCATGATGCGATCGAACCTGCACACGGTGGTCGGCAAAATCATGGCCGCAGAGCACGCAGCGACGTCGCCACAGCAGCGAAGAAGCATAAGacggtgctcgccgccgccgatcgtGGTGCACGCGAGCCCGATCGACTGCTCGAGCCGGCATCTATCAACGCCGCTGGGCTGGGCAACGTCCGCCGCCCGCGTCATAAACGCCTCCTCCATCGTCGCCACGCACCTCCTCTAGAGATCGAAAAACATGCCGGTCGTCTCCGCGTCCAATGCGTGTTATTTGTGGCCTACTACGACTTTTTCACGCTTGGATTTTTTCGTATCCAAGTACGTCTTGGCTTTCACGCTTGACTTTTTTGGTATCCAAGTACTTGTGCCGGCAGTTGCTGGATACGACTGCTCgagtacggcggcggcggccatcccTTGCCGCGTAGTCGGCGGCACGCGACAGCGCTGTCGTGCCGTGAGGGCGCGATAGCGAGGCCGTGCCGCAAGCGGACAGCAAAgggcgcgcccgccggccggaaGGAGGCGTTCCGTGCGGCGGCACGGCTGCTGCAGCCCGCAAACGGCCAacgtggagaggaagaagggacGCGAAGCTTCCGCGAATTGAAGCTTGATCGATACACTCGACCCTAGCTGATCACCGATCTCGTCGCGTTCACTCTCACTCTCGTCCAGAGAAGCCCCCACCCTGTTGCGTCTTGCTGCATTGCATGCCTCGCTCGTCCTCGTCCAGAGAAGATGCATTTCAGGCTCTATAAATTCCTACTTCCCCCCGGCCGACCCATCCAACATCCATTCCCATTTCCCAAACCACTTGTAGAGTTCCGAATTGAGTAACCAAAGCCGAGGAACATGGGCAGTAGAGGCGAGCTGGCGCCGCCTGCGGCGGTAGAGTCCACCAACGAGCTCGGCAAGGCGGGGGCTGCACACGGAGGCGCGGTCCACGCCGGCATGCTCGGCAGCCAGCACGGCGCAGCGCCCGTTCGCCGCGACTTATCCCGTGgcatcctcctccacctcggcaCGATGTACGGCGAGCTCGCGCGCCAGGTTCGCCAGGGCGCC contains:
- the LOC101775014 gene encoding uncharacterized protein LOC101775014 isoform X2, translating into MLAMAFKQVVMQRLSNFRLEAFSPGSERDLEDLSKPRKVSMDFSVISSDEKLLASLAEAIFSCAIEDASNNHIGGTGSLFQKLQFNCSIDTSVCIHKISEAEIVRNAKRCLENFSLTKSPQNMQKTKNGWWPAPNYDSLVKIGGLEFVLWANEYIPTYKLQINAKAFENTNLEGRHELQSNRWEVLLTHSQLAELGNIIDMYFEDQFTLPGKTFHPHWNSDPSKIKKNNGYLNNLFTFLAGSCIILFVTVFAKLCWPRSLRDKRLFNGSSNVSPSQSYCSDINSLDSSEIQAYCTSLIKKMKDSYGCPGDVIIDAHIGAWVGELPDCFKGINSQDNTASGNVQHPDTFSQENQSQLVPTNIKMSDLEQNDRTQETLQNIASFQVVMSEDGKVVGFQPTNRPAVNHWSTNPLATLLYQGQTLSPGILEPKLKISRPAKAVPIELLMLVNQDSFFALARPIQDL
- the LOC101775014 gene encoding uncharacterized protein LOC101775014 isoform X1, with protein sequence MLAMAFKQVVMQRLSNFRLEAFSPGSERDLEDLSKPRKQVSMDFSVISSDEKLLASLAEAIFSCAIEDASNNHIGGTGSLFQKLQFNCSIDTSVCIHKISEAEIVRNAKRCLENFSLTKSPQNMQKTKNGWWPAPNYDSLVKIGGLEFVLWANEYIPTYKLQINAKAFENTNLEGRHELQSNRWEVLLTHSQLAELGNIIDMYFEDQFTLPGKTFHPHWNSDPSKIKKNNGYLNNLFTFLAGSCIILFVTVFAKLCWPRSLRDKRLFNGSSNVSPSQSYCSDINSLDSSEIQAYCTSLIKKMKDSYGCPGDVIIDAHIGAWVGELPDCFKGINSQDNTASGNVQHPDTFSQENQSQLVPTNIKMSDLEQNDRTQETLQNIASFQVVMSEDGKVVGFQPTNRPAVNHWSTNPLATLLYQGQTLSPGILEPKLKISRPAKAVPIELLMLVNQDSFFALARPIQDL